The nucleotide sequence AACTtgagttctaatccttcatgctgGGCATTTTGCTTCCGGTTGACATTTATTACATCTACTCCTTGTTCGAGTTGCAATATTATTATGACAACGAGTCTTCTTCTTTTTAGCTAAAAAAGAAAGCTTGCTTGCAGAGCTTGGATGTTCTTGTAACAATAAATATCTCCCGTGAATCCCGAGAGCATCCATGCAcattttgtttctttctctttctcgagCCAAGTATCTCCATCATTTTGTCAACCTTTAGGGTTTGGAATACTTCATTATCCGTCGCAGTCAATGGGTATGTTGTGTATACTCTTGTCGTGGTGCCGAAGATGAACTTTCGTCCAATCCCTTCTTGATTGATTGCCTATAATAGTTGTGGGGTGGGATTTCCACTGCAGCAGCAGTCCGTTTTGAAGCCAGACCTTGTTTTTGTTGGTGGGGGAGTTGGGGAGGGCCACTTAGTTCTCAGTGGGTATAGGCTGAAGTATATATATCACGTTTGATCCAAGCTTTGCACTGCAAATTTGGAAACGTTTGATTCACGTTTGCACTAGTAATCTCATAATTTGTGGACTTGAAAGAACCCTCGTATGATGCATGATTGCCTGAAACTATAAAGAATAATAACTTATTTTTTTATCGTTCCCCTACCGTTTGGTATTTTTATGCCTAGAAACGGTCCCCCCACCCACCACTCACCCATCCATTACCAACTCCTCTCTCGGTGGTCACATCGCATGGCGTGTCCTTGGTGACATATTTAAATTGTCTGTTGACCCCAGACAGACGAGGTTAACTAAGGAATCATCGATTGATCCTTGTGAACCAAGCTTTCTTTCACTGCTAGCTGGGAAATGAACAGGCAAAATCTAAACCTTCCTGTCCCTCGCTAAAGACGACACTGGCGGTGGCGAGTGCTGCTTCTCATATTGTAAGCAGTTGATGGCCCACAGTTTGACAGCCCTCCACTAGTCTTGCAGTAGTGTGGCTTGGTACACGAAATATCATAGCAACAATTTCACACCTAAACAATCCCTGAAGGATTCAGATCACTTGTGGGGCAATAATTGAGGAAAGCAGCAACACATGGTGAGGACAAAGATGACATGAGAACCAAAGCTTGCAATTTAATATTTCAAGGCCATCAGTACTCCCAACCTAAGTCCAAGGATCTGCAGAAAATCCAATCCTAACGAACACAAATGGAGTTCCAAGATGAATCGAACAAAATTCACCAACCACTCGTGAGAAGCTCAAGCTGCGTTCTCCTTTTTTAGCTTGGCCAGCTCCTGCCTGATAGCACCTCCTCTCTGAACAAATATATACGAGGATGGACTTGTCAGCATGATGCCCAAAAGAAGATATACAAGTTAAAAGGAAACAATGGCTGAGGTATAGACCTTAATCTTTGCCAGCATGACCTTGAACCTGTCAAAGTCATTTAGCGAAGCTCTCCTCTTCTGCACGATTAGCTTCCTGCCCCACGAACTGTTCTCCCATTTGTTCTTCAcatctgcagcagcagcagtacaTGAGTTATTATAACCACAGAACTACATGTTAATCCACCAATGAACGAGGAAAATCAATTATCTTACCAGCAGCCTCCATGGCACTGATAAGGGTCTTCTTTTTGGGAACTCGTGGTATGTCGATCTTTATATCAGTGAGAGAAAGCCTCTTGAAGTTCATTTGGCCACGTACCATGTCAGGAGCATCAACCAAGGCCTAAAAGTTGCGGCAGATGCAGGTGAAAGACCAATTATCAACTCATGCCTTAAAAACTCGAGATCCTCACCGCAGTTAAAAAAAGGTAAGTAGCATTGCATGTCTTGCGACCAGTGAAATAAAGTATGCGAGTATTTAGAATTTCAAGACAAAATATCATGTAGCCACATAAATAATATTGAATCTGTCTTGTATCCAAGACTCCAACAAATATAATATAAGTTTGCATGCACCGAGACATTGGTGATATGCAATTGACACAGCATATATGCCTTAACTAGCCTACCAAATACTAGATAACTACTTCGAAATAAAAACAATCTTATATGATTCTAAGGAAAACGGTCATAATTGAGAGAATATGAATAATAAATTCAATTGGCTTAAAGCCCAAACCTAGACTGCAAAGACAGATGCACAATAAAATGTTTTGGAACCTGATACAATTCTTTTGATATTTCAGCAAATATAGTGTTGAGCATCTAGACAGCCATTGCGATAAAAGTTTATGTGCAAGCGAACTGAGAATATCGGATACGTATCTTGGAGAGTAATACAAGATACAGCCACTAGCGTAAGCTCACATGTTAAATCAGATGGAAACTCGCTCAATGTTAAACAAAAAACATGTTCCAAGAGAAGCTGTAAAATCTGTGGAGATATAGTGTGCAGCACAAGCAAACATAAAGAATAAACAAACAGCAGGAGGACACTCAATCGGGCAGAAGAACACTAGCACTTCACTTTGTAATTCTTATGGACATTGTTGAGGTTCACAAGAAAAGCCCCATACTCTCCTATAGTTATTCATACACTGATAGGTCCGCGTCTTGTGCACTTACAGATCACCACTTTGTTTCCATTTGGTGAAAGTACCTAATTTATGGAGTGAAGGGAGTCACATTTTACAATTACAAAGTGTTTCACTAACTTAAGGATTTAAATGCTATTAatctaaattataatattatttgtgCAGAGCTCATCAGCGGAAAAAGATCTATGTCCTCAACCCTAAATAGCTGGCAAAAGCTTAAAGATTAAAATGATCTACTTGACTATATGGCAGCAAAATAGCCATGTATCCAACACCCCAAGTAGTTGGGACATTGCAGCTTGTTGTTATTGTCATTGTCCTGAAGTGTTTCACTAGTTTGGTCGAAGCTATCGCTAAACTGCACCAAAATAATATGTTCATTTAGGAAAGAAGAGAGTCGAGGAAATGATCCCAACACCCATACGTTCTTCTATACTTTGAGAAAATCTCATTGTGGGAACAAACACCCTCTACTAGTATCAGCATGCCGCTGTCCATCACGCAGAAAGACACTGTAATAAAGCAACAAAATCGATGAAAATAACAGATTTTGACGAACGAGAAGAGTATTAGTCCATTCGAGACCCCTAAAGTCAGCCCTAGATGTTTGATTACGCCCAAAATCGAAGCTTTCTCACAATCAAGAGAAGGAATGCGTACTCTGTTCTGATCGATCACGTCAACGATGACGACAAGCCTGCCGTATTCCTTTCCGTAGTTCACGAGGGCAACCCTGCCGATCTCCACATATCGCTTGAACGGCTACAGGATCACCGGAAAAACACACAGCCAGATCAGCTCAAGAGCAAAGCAAGAGCATTAGATTAGAACGAGGGGTTGAGATGCAATGCAAGAGACCAACGAATCGAGGAGAAAAAGGCGGTAAGATTCCTCACCATCTTGCGGGCGACACAGAGAGACAAGAGACCGAGAACGTCCGCCGCAGTCGATGGGAGCGAACAAACGGGACGGCAAAAAGGGGGATCGGCGGGTTCATAGACGTATCAGTATATATCCAACCGTTAGGGGTTTTGATGCAGCTCCGGTGACCGTCCGATCTAGGGCACAATGATCAGTACGGAAATGCCGCTGCCTCCGcttataattcaaattcaaatacaaATACAAATACGGATATTAATTACTTTTTGTATATAAATTTGGTCCAAAAGCAAATATTCATAACATTATTAATTATCATTTAATATTTAAATGCCAATTCATAGACCTATTTTTCCGCCCGAATTCGTCTCGAATTTGATTTGAGCGAGTTTTGTGTCGAAAACTCGATCTGCTTCCATATCTGATCGAGTCGGTTCGAGGCAATTTCTTGAACATCTCGAGTCATATATAAACCTAATCGAGACTTGAAGGTTTGATTCGAACCTTTCGGACCGGACATCTATCTCGACGCATTACGTTTCTTACGATTCGTCGAACCGCCCAAGCGTCGTTATTGGAGAGATCATCGAGCACAATGTGGGACCTCTTCGTTTTAAATTCTCCACGCGAACGTGGTGTCACGACGCCGCTATGATGCCTTTGTTTACACCCTCAAACACGACTCCTCGATTCCTTTCCCCGCATTGGTGTCGGCGATCCCTATAAATGCATAGCCTCCGATGCTCTTAGTCTGCTTGATCTGAGAGTCTGGGAGGAGGAGAACGAGAAGAGGCGGTTCCGTCGGAGAAATTTTCTGGGAGTCGGTTAGTTCTTGACAGATCACCCCCGAGAACTTGTCTTTTTCTTTCAGTTTGTCATTGGATCTGGAATAATGGTCGGATCTTTGGTAGTTCTTTTGATGTATCTGAAACAAAAGGATGGGATTCTTTAGAAGGATCTATGTAGGATCATGTAGATTAGCT is from Musa acuminata AAA Group cultivar baxijiao chromosome BXJ3-8, Cavendish_Baxijiao_AAA, whole genome shotgun sequence and encodes:
- the LOC103994978 gene encoding large ribosomal subunit protein eL14z → MPFKRYVEIGRVALVNYGKEYGRLVVIVDVIDQNRALVDAPDMVRGQMNFKRLSLTDIKIDIPRVPKKKTLISAMEAADVKNKWENSSWGRKLIVQKRRASLNDFDRFKVMLAKIKRGGAIRQELAKLKKENAA